From the Helicobacter pylori genome, one window contains:
- the murA gene encoding UDP-N-acetylglucosamine 1-carboxyvinyltransferase → MDFLEIVGQVPLKGGVEISGAKNSALPILAATLLSQQEVKIKSLPQVVDIKAMALLLQNLGAELEWLNPHTLQLSAKSLSHTEAIYDLVRKMRASILVLGPLLARFKECLVSLPGGCAIGARPVDLHLKAMQQLGAEIKIEQGYIHAKAPKGLKGNDILFDKISVTGTENALMAASLAKGITRIINAAKEPEIAQLCAFLQSGGVEIEGIGSSELKIRGVENDALNLKDIQIIPDRIEAGTYLCVGAITNSQLKINHIIPNHIQAITDKLIEIGFSLDIQENSIEIYPAKKRQAFEITTKEYPGFPTDMQAQFMALATQCLGTSIIEETLFENRFMHASELQRLGANISLKTNVATISGSTELTGSDMMATDLRASSALVLAALVAKGVSRVHRIYHLDRGYERLEDKINALGAKVLRLKEK, encoded by the coding sequence TTGGATTTTTTAGAGATTGTAGGACAAGTCCCTTTAAAAGGGGGGGTAGAAATTTCAGGGGCGAAAAATTCCGCGCTCCCCATTTTAGCCGCCACGCTTTTAAGCCAACAAGAAGTCAAAATCAAATCTCTGCCCCAAGTGGTGGATATAAAGGCGATGGCGTTATTGTTGCAAAATTTAGGCGCAGAATTAGAATGGCTTAATCCCCACACGCTCCAACTCAGCGCTAAATCTTTGAGCCACACCGAAGCCATTTACGATTTGGTGCGTAAAATGCGCGCTTCCATTTTGGTTTTAGGCCCACTATTAGCGCGCTTTAAAGAATGCTTAGTGAGTTTGCCCGGTGGGTGCGCTATAGGAGCTAGGCCTGTGGATTTGCACCTAAAAGCGATGCAACAATTAGGGGCTGAAATCAAAATTGAGCAAGGCTATATCCATGCAAAAGCCCCTAAAGGCTTGAAAGGGAATGATATTTTATTTGATAAAATCAGCGTTACAGGCACAGAAAACGCCCTCATGGCAGCAAGTCTTGCTAAAGGGATCACGCGCATCATTAATGCGGCTAAAGAGCCAGAGATCGCTCAATTGTGCGCGTTTTTACAGAGTGGGGGGGTAGAAATTGAGGGCATTGGCAGCAGCGAGCTAAAGATTAGGGGGGTAGAAAATGACGCTTTGAATTTAAAAGACATTCAAATCATACCCGATAGGATTGAAGCAGGCACTTATTTGTGCGTGGGGGCTATCACTAACAGCCAGCTTAAAATCAATCATATCATCCCTAACCACATTCAAGCGATCACCGATAAGCTCATAGAAATTGGTTTTTCGCTAGACATTCAAGAAAATTCTATAGAAATTTATCCGGCTAAAAAACGCCAAGCCTTTGAAATCACTACGAAAGAATACCCGGGCTTTCCCACAGACATGCAAGCGCAATTCATGGCGTTAGCCACGCAGTGTTTGGGGACTAGTATCATTGAAGAAACGCTTTTTGAAAACCGCTTCATGCATGCAAGCGAATTGCAACGCTTGGGGGCTAATATCAGCCTAAAAACGAATGTGGCTACCATTAGCGGATCCACAGAGCTTACCGGAAGCGATATGATGGCGACGGATTTAAGGGCTTCTTCGGCTCTCGTTTTAGCCGCTTTAGTGGCTAAGGGGGTGAGTAGGGTGCATAGGATTTACCACTTGGATAGGGGTTATGAGAGATTAGAGGATAAAATCAACGCTTTAGGGGCAAAAGTGTTGCGTTTAAAAGAAAAATAA
- the aspA gene encoding aspartate ammonia-lyase — translation MRIEHDFIGQMEISDEVYYGIQTLRASENFFITNDKLCSYPVFIKSFAQVKKAAALANAQLGLIDEKLKIAICHACDLLVDGKYHDQFIVDMIQGGAGTSTNMNMNEVIANLALEYMGHQKGEYQFCHPNDHVNRSQSTNDAYPSALKIAIYERLSNLVAPMKALRDAFAQKAKEFAHVIKMGRTQLQDAVPMTLGQEFETYALMVDRDIEQVLDARNWVRELNLGGTAIGTGINSHPDYRSLIEKKIQEVTGRPFVMANNLIEATQSTGAYVQVSGVLKRIAVKLSKVCNDLRLLSSGPRAGLNEINLPKMQPGSSIMPGKVNPVIPEVVNQVCFAVIGNDLSVALAAEGGQLQLNVFEPVIAYKLFHSFVILGRAIETLTTKCVEGITANEKICHDYVFNSIGIVTALNPHIGYEKSAMIAKEALKSDRSIYDIALEKKILTKEQLDDIFKPENMLSPHAFKKHKD, via the coding sequence ATGCGTATTGAGCATGATTTCATTGGGCAAATGGAAATTAGCGACGAGGTTTATTACGGGATCCAGACTTTAAGGGCGAGTGAAAATTTTTTCATCACCAACGACAAGCTTTGCAGTTATCCTGTTTTTATTAAATCTTTTGCTCAAGTCAAAAAAGCGGCCGCTTTAGCGAACGCGCAATTAGGCTTGATTGATGAAAAGCTTAAGATTGCGATTTGCCATGCGTGCGATTTGTTGGTTGATGGCAAATACCATGATCAATTCATTGTGGATATGATTCAAGGGGGGGCTGGCACAAGCACGAACATGAACATGAATGAGGTGATTGCTAATTTGGCTTTAGAATACATGGGGCATCAAAAGGGCGAGTATCAATTTTGCCACCCAAACGACCATGTCAACCGCTCTCAATCCACTAATGACGCTTATCCTAGCGCGTTAAAAATTGCGATTTATGAGCGCTTGAGCAATCTAGTTGCCCCCATGAAAGCTTTAAGGGACGCTTTCGCTCAAAAGGCTAAAGAATTCGCTCATGTGATTAAAATGGGGCGCACCCAGCTTCAAGACGCTGTGCCTATGACTTTAGGGCAAGAGTTTGAAACTTATGCCTTGATGGTTGATAGGGATATTGAGCAGGTTTTAGACGCTAGGAATTGGGTAAGAGAGCTTAATTTAGGCGGCACGGCTATTGGCACAGGGATCAATTCGCACCCGGATTATCGCAGTTTGATTGAAAAGAAAATCCAAGAAGTAACGGGCCGCCCCTTTGTCATGGCTAATAACTTGATTGAAGCCACTCAAAGCACCGGGGCGTATGTGCAAGTGAGCGGGGTGTTAAAGCGTATTGCGGTGAAACTTTCTAAGGTTTGTAACGATTTGAGGCTGCTCAGCTCAGGCCCTAGAGCCGGGTTGAATGAAATCAATTTGCCTAAAATGCAGCCGGGCAGCTCTATCATGCCCGGTAAAGTCAATCCGGTGATCCCTGAAGTGGTCAATCAGGTGTGCTTTGCGGTGATTGGGAACGATTTGAGCGTGGCGTTAGCCGCAGAAGGAGGGCAATTGCAACTCAATGTGTTTGAGCCGGTTATCGCTTACAAGCTTTTCCATTCCTTTGTGATTTTAGGGCGCGCGATTGAAACTTTGACGACTAAATGCGTGGAAGGCATCACGGCTAATGAAAAGATTTGCCACGATTATGTCTTCAACAGCATTGGCATTGTTACCGCACTAAACCCTCATATCGGCTATGAAAAATCCGCTATGATCGCTAAAGAAGCCTTAAAAAGCGATCGCTCTATTTATGACATCGCTTTAGAAAAGAAAATCTTAACTAAAGAGCAACTGGACGATATTTTCAAGCCAGAAAACATGCTAAGCCCTCACGCTTTCAAAAAGCATAAAGACTGA
- a CDS encoding uracil-DNA glycosylase family protein gives MERLLGETYTDISLTKPQNKPLNKQVHEGIENCNLCKRHQHSKPVIGLFNPTSKLAFITLTPMLDSQLHFLNNLKAAMLESIIQKVFNYPLKDCSILSLLKCDSNSLNLEEEINACLPHLTWQLDNSASKVIVVFGEVLPKRLLNLSKEESFGRIVSLKTKHFLSTYALKDMLKNPTLKKEALAHFKIALQFLNQS, from the coding sequence ATGGAGCGTCTTTTGGGCGAAACTTATACGGATATTAGCCTTACCAAGCCCCAAAATAAGCCCCTTAACAAACAAGTTCATGAGGGCATAGAAAATTGCAATCTGTGCAAACGCCACCAACATTCAAAACCGGTGATCGGGCTTTTTAACCCCACTTCCAAGCTCGCTTTCATCACGCTCACCCCCATGCTGGATAGCCAATTACATTTCTTAAACAATTTAAAAGCGGCCATGTTAGAGAGCATTATCCAAAAGGTTTTTAACTACCCCTTAAAAGATTGCAGTATTTTATCGCTTCTTAAATGCGACTCTAACAGCCTCAATTTAGAAGAAGAAATCAACGCATGCCTGCCTCATTTAACATGGCAATTAGACAACAGCGCTTCAAAAGTCATTGTGGTATTTGGCGAGGTTTTGCCTAAACGCCTTTTAAACCTTTCTAAAGAAGAATCCTTTGGGCGCATCGTGTCTTTAAAAACCAAACATTTTTTAAGCACCTACGCTTTAAAAGACATGCTCAAAAACCCCACGCTCAAAAAAGAAGCGTTAGCGCATTTTAAAATAGCGCTCCAATTCCTCAATCAGTCTTAA
- a CDS encoding glycosyltransferase family 10 domain-containing protein has product MFQPLLDAYTDSTRLDETDYKPPLNIALANWWPLDKRESKGFRRFILYFILSQRYKITLHQNPNEFSDLVFGSPIGSARKILFYQNTKRVFYTGENEVPNFNLFDYAIGFDELDFRDRYLRMPLYYASLHYKAESVNDTTAPYKLKDNSLYTLKKPSHHFKEKHPHLCAVVNDESDPLKRGFASFVASNPNAPIRNAFYDALNSIEPVTGGGSVRNTLGYNVKNKSEFLSQYKFNLCFENTQGYGYVTEKIIDAYFSHTIPIYWGSPSVAKDFNPKSFVNVCDFKDFDEAIDYVRYLHTHPNAYLDMLYENPLNEIDGKAYFYQDLSFKKILDFFKTILENDTIYHNNPFVFYRDLNEPLISIDDLRVNYDDLRVNYDDLRVNYDDLRVNYDDLRVNYDDLRVNYDRLLQNASPLLELSQNTTFKIYRKAYQKSLPLLRAVRKLVKK; this is encoded by the coding sequence ATGTTCCAGCCCTTATTAGACGCTTATACAGACAGCACCCGTTTAGATGAAACCGATTATAAGCCCCCATTAAATATAGCCCTAGCCAATTGGTGGCCTTTGGATAAAAGAGAAAGCAAAGGGTTTAGGCGTTTTATCTTGTATTTCATCTTAAGCCAACGCTACAAAATCACCCTCCACCAAAACCCCAACGAATTTTCCGATCTTGTCTTTGGCAGTCCTATTGGATCAGCCAGAAAAATTCTCTTTTATCAAAACACTAAAAGGGTGTTTTACACCGGTGAAAACGAAGTCCCTAATTTCAACCTCTTTGATTACGCCATAGGCTTTGATGAATTGGATTTTAGAGATCGTTATTTGAGAATGCCTTTATATTACGCTAGCTTGCATTACAAAGCCGAGAGCGTGAATGACACCACCGCGCCCTACAAACTCAAAGACAACAGCCTTTATACTTTAAAAAAGCCCTCCCATCATTTTAAAGAAAAACACCCCCATTTATGCGCAGTAGTGAATGATGAGAGCGATCCTTTGAAAAGAGGGTTTGCGAGCTTTGTCGCAAGCAACCCTAACGCTCCTATAAGGAACGCTTTCTATGACGCTTTAAATTCTATTGAGCCAGTTACTGGGGGAGGGAGCGTGAGAAACACTTTAGGCTATAACGTCAAAAACAAAAGCGAGTTTTTAAGCCAATACAAATTCAATCTGTGTTTTGAAAACACTCAAGGCTATGGCTATGTTACTGAAAAAATCATTGACGCTTATTTCAGCCACACCATTCCTATTTATTGGGGGAGTCCTAGCGTGGCGAAAGACTTTAACCCTAAAAGTTTTGTGAACGTTTGTGATTTTAAAGATTTTGATGAAGCGATTGATTACGTGAGGTACTTGCACACGCACCCAAACGCTTATTTAGACATGCTCTATGAAAACCCTTTAAATGAAATTGATGGGAAAGCTTACTTTTACCAAGATTTGAGTTTTAAAAAAATCCTGGATTTTTTTAAAACGATTTTAGAAAACGACACGATCTATCACAATAACCCTTTTGTTTTCTATCGTGATTTGAATGAGCCGTTAATATCTATTGATGATTTGAGGGTTAATTACGATGATTTGAGGGTTAATTATGATGATTTGAGGGTTAATTACGATGATTTGAGGGTTAATTATGATGATTTGAGGGTTAATTATGATGATTTGAGGGTTAATTATGATCGCCTTTTACAAAACGCTTCGCCTTTATTGGAACTCTCTCAAAACACCACTTTTAAAATCTATCGCAAAGCTTATCAAAAATCCTTACCTTTGTTGCGCGCTGTAAGAAAGTTGGTTAAAAAATAA
- the serB gene encoding phosphoserine phosphatase SerB has protein sequence MQKLAVFDFDSTLVNAETIESLARAWGVFDEVREITLKAMNGETDFHKSLILRVSKLKNMPLKLAKEVCESLPLFEGAFELISALKEKNYKVVCFSGGFDLATNHYRDLLHLDAAFSNTLIVENNALNGLITGHMMFSHSKGEMLLALQRLLNISKDRTLVVGDGANDLSMFKHAHIKIAFNAKEILKQHATHCIDEPNLALIKPLI, from the coding sequence GTGCAAAAACTAGCCGTTTTTGATTTTGACTCCACGCTAGTCAATGCTGAGACGATTGAGTCTTTAGCGAGAGCGTGGGGGGTGTTTGATGAAGTGAGAGAGATCACTTTGAAAGCTATGAATGGCGAGACAGATTTTCATAAAAGTCTCATTTTAAGGGTTTCTAAACTCAAAAACATGCCTTTAAAACTAGCCAAAGAAGTTTGTGAAAGTCTGCCTTTATTTGAAGGGGCGTTTGAACTCATTAGCGCCTTAAAAGAGAAAAATTACAAAGTGGTTTGCTTTAGCGGAGGCTTTGATCTAGCGACCAATCATTACAGGGATTTATTGCATTTAGATGCGGCTTTCAGTAACACGCTGATCGTGGAAAATAACGCCTTAAACGGCTTGATTACCGGGCATATGATGTTTTCACACTCTAAGGGCGAAATGCTTCTCGCCCTACAACGCTTATTAAATATCAGTAAAGATCGCACTTTAGTCGTGGGCGATGGAGCGAATGACTTGAGCATGTTCAAACATGCCCACATTAAAATCGCTTTCAACGCTAAAGAAATCCTAAAACAGCACGCCACGCATTGCATTGATGAGCCTAATTTAGCCCTAATCAAGCCTTTGATTTAA
- a CDS encoding ferritin — translation MLSKDIIKLLNEQVNKEMNSSNLYMSMSSWCYTHSLDGAGLFLFDHAAEEYEHAKKLIIFLNENNVPVQLTSISAPEHKFEGLTQIFQKAYEHEQHISESINNIVDHAIKSKDHATFNFLQWYVAEQHEEEVLFKDILDKIELIGNENHGLYLADQYVKGIAKSRKS, via the coding sequence ATGTTATCAAAAGACATCATTAAGTTGCTAAACGAACAAGTGAATAAGGAAATGAACTCTTCCAACTTGTATATGAGCATGAGTTCTTGGTGCTATACCCATAGCTTAGACGGTGCAGGACTTTTCTTGTTTGACCATGCGGCTGAAGAATACGAGCATGCTAAAAAGCTCATCATCTTCTTGAATGAAAACAATGTGCCTGTGCAATTGACCAGCATCAGCGCGCCTGAGCATAAGTTTGAAGGTTTGACTCAAATTTTCCAAAAAGCTTATGAACATGAGCAACACATCAGCGAGTCTATTAATAATATCGTCGATCACGCCATAAAAAGCAAAGATCATGCGACTTTCAATTTCTTGCAATGGTATGTGGCTGAACAGCATGAAGAAGAAGTGCTTTTCAAGGATATTTTGGATAAAATTGAGTTGATTGGTAATGAAAACCATGGCTTGTATTTGGCTGATCAGTATGTCAAAGGGATCGCTAAAAGCAGGAAATCTTAA
- the mqnE gene encoding aminofutalosine synthase MqnE, whose amino-acid sequence MDFLEKVLDNQVTESEELVKLYDYDLYTLGEAADQMRQNMHQKIVYFNVNRHLNPSNICADACKFCAFSAHRKNPNPYEMSLEEILEKVKNSYNKGIKEVHIVSAHNPNYSYEWYLKVFETIKQEMPNLHLKAMTAAEVHFLSTKFNKPFELVLEDMLKAGVDSMPGGGAEIFDEEIRRKICSGKVGSSRWLEIHAYWHKLGKMSNATMLFGHIEDKIHRIDHMLRIKKTQSPKNKVENKEGGFNAFIPLLYQKENNYLKVGKSPSAIEILKTIAISRILLNNIPHIKAYWATLGLNLALVAQEFGANDLDGTIEIESIQSAAGAKSRHGLEKEDLVFKIKDSGFVAVERDSLYNFIQKF is encoded by the coding sequence ATGGACTTTTTAGAAAAAGTATTAGACAATCAGGTTACTGAAAGTGAAGAGTTAGTGAAGCTTTATGATTATGATTTATACACGCTAGGGGAAGCAGCGGATCAAATGCGCCAAAACATGCACCAAAAAATCGTGTATTTTAATGTCAATAGGCATTTAAACCCTAGCAATATTTGCGCGGACGCTTGCAAATTTTGCGCTTTTTCAGCCCACAGAAAAAACCCTAACCCTTATGAAATGAGCTTAGAAGAAATCCTAGAAAAGGTTAAAAATTCCTACAACAAGGGGATTAAAGAAGTCCATATCGTGAGCGCGCATAACCCTAACTACTCTTATGAGTGGTATTTAAAGGTATTTGAAACCATCAAACAAGAAATGCCCAACTTGCATTTAAAGGCCATGACCGCTGCAGAAGTGCATTTTTTAAGCACCAAATTCAACAAACCTTTTGAATTGGTGTTAGAAGACATGCTCAAAGCCGGGGTGGATTCCATGCCAGGTGGGGGGGCGGAGATTTTTGATGAAGAAATTAGGCGTAAAATCTGTAGTGGTAAGGTGGGCTCTTCTCGGTGGTTAGAAATCCATGCTTATTGGCACAAATTAGGCAAAATGAGTAACGCTACCATGCTTTTTGGGCATATTGAAGATAAAATCCACCGCATCGATCACATGTTAAGGATCAAAAAAACTCAAAGCCCTAAAAATAAAGTAGAAAATAAAGAAGGGGGCTTTAACGCATTCATTCCCTTGCTGTATCAAAAAGAAAACAATTATTTGAAAGTGGGAAAATCCCCTAGCGCGATAGAAATCCTAAAAACCATCGCCATATCCCGCATTCTTTTAAACAATATCCCCCACATTAAAGCTTATTGGGCGACTTTGGGCTTGAATTTGGCTTTAGTGGCTCAAGAATTTGGCGCTAACGATTTGGACGGCACGATAGAAATAGAGAGCATTCAAAGCGCGGCTGGCGCGAAGAGCCGGCATGGTTTAGAAAAAGAAGATTTGGTATTTAAAATCAAGGATTCTGGCTTTGTTGCGGTAGAAAGGGATAGTTTGTATAATTTTATACAAAAATTTTAA
- the bamA gene encoding outer membrane protein assembly factor BamA — translation MKKFILSSLVFACINTGVEALENDGSKPNDLASPKETSKEAQKSETQKNEAQNETHQSNQTPKEMKVKSISYVGLSYMSDMLANEIVKIRVGDMVDSKKIDTAVLALFNQGYFKDVYATFENGILEFHFDEKARIAGVEIKGYGTEKEKDGLKSQMGIKKGDTFDEQKLEHAKTALKTALEGQGYYGSVVEVRTEKVSEGALLIVFDVNRGDSIYIKQSIYEGSDKLKRRVIESLSANKQRDFMGWMWGLNDGKLRLDQLEYDSLRIQDVYMRRGYLDAHISSPFLKTDFSTHDAKLHYKVKEGIQYRISDILIEIDNPVVPLKTLEKALKVKRKDVFNIEHLRADAQILKTEIADKGYAFAVVKPDLDKDEKNGLVKVIYRIEVGDMVHINDVIISGNQRTSDRIIRRELLLGPKDKYNLTKLRNSENSLRRLGFFSKVKIEEKRVNSSLMDLLVSVEEGHTGQLQFGLGYGSYGGLMLNGSVSERNLFGTGQSMSLYANIATGGGRSYPGMPKGAGRMFAGNLSLTNPRIFDSWYSSTINLYADYRISYQYIQQGGGFGVNVGRMLGNRTHVSLGYNLNVTKLLGFSSPLYNRYYSSVNEVVSPRQCSTPASVIINRLSGGRTPLVPENCSNPGAITTSPEIKGIWDRDYHTPITSSFTLDVSYDNTDDYYFPRNGVIFSSYATMSGLPSSGTLNSWNGLGGNVRNTKVYGKFAAYHHLQKYLLIDLIARFKTQGGYIFRYNTDDYLPLNSTFYMGGVTTVRGFRNGSVTPKDEFGLWLGGDGIFTASTELSYGVLKAAKMRLAWFFDFGFLTFKTPTRGSFFYNAPLTTANFKDYGVIGAGFERATWRASTGLQIEWISPMGPLVLIFPIAFFNQWGDGNGKNCKGLCFNPNMDDYTQHFEFSMGTRF, via the coding sequence ATTAAAAAATTTATTCTATCTTCTCTTGTTTTCGCATGTATCAATACCGGCGTTGAAGCTTTAGAAAATGACGGCTCTAAACCAAACGATTTGGCTTCTCCAAAAGAAACCTCAAAAGAGGCTCAAAAAAGTGAGACTCAAAAGAATGAAGCTCAAAACGAAACCCACCAATCCAATCAAACGCCTAAAGAAATGAAAGTCAAGTCCATTTCTTATGTCGGGCTTTCTTACATGTCTGACATGCTCGCTAATGAAATTGTAAAGATTCGCGTGGGCGATATGGTGGATTCTAAAAAAATAGACACCGCCGTTTTAGCTTTGTTCAATCAAGGGTATTTTAAAGACGTTTATGCCACTTTTGAAAACGGCATTTTAGAGTTTCATTTTGATGAAAAAGCCAGGATTGCCGGGGTAGAAATCAAGGGTTATGGGACTGAAAAGGAAAAAGACGGCTTAAAATCCCAAATGGGGATCAAAAAGGGCGACACCTTTGATGAGCAAAAATTAGAGCATGCTAAAACGGCTTTAAAAACGGCTTTAGAGGGGCAGGGTTATTATGGGAGCGTGGTGGAGGTGCGCACAGAAAAGGTTAGTGAGGGCGCGTTATTGATCGTGTTTGATGTGAATAGGGGGGATAGTATTTATATCAAACAATCCATTTATGAGGGAAGCGATAAATTGAAACGCCGTGTGATTGAATCTTTGAGCGCGAACAAGCAGCGCGATTTCATGGGCTGGATGTGGGGCTTGAATGACGGGAAATTGCGCTTAGATCAATTAGAATACGATTCTTTGCGTATCCAAGATGTGTACATGCGTAGGGGTTATTTGGACGCTCATATTTCTTCGCCTTTTTTGAAAACGGATTTTTCCACCCATGACGCTAAGCTCCATTATAAGGTCAAAGAGGGGATCCAATATAGGATTTCAGATATTTTAATAGAGATTGACAACCCGGTAGTCCCCTTAAAAACCTTAGAAAAAGCGCTTAAAGTTAAAAGGAAAGATGTCTTTAATATTGAGCATTTAAGAGCGGATGCGCAAATTTTAAAAACCGAAATCGCCGATAAGGGCTATGCGTTTGCGGTGGTGAAGCCAGACTTGGATAAAGATGAAAAAAACGGGCTTGTGAAAGTCATTTATCGTATTGAAGTGGGCGATATGGTGCATATCAATGATGTCATCATTTCAGGGAACCAACGCACGAGCGATAGGATCATTAGGAGAGAATTGTTACTAGGGCCTAAAGATAAATACAACTTGACCAAACTGAGAAATTCCGAAAATTCTTTAAGGCGTTTAGGGTTTTTCTCTAAAGTCAAGATTGAAGAAAAAAGGGTTAATAGCTCGCTTATGGATTTATTAGTGAGCGTAGAAGAGGGGCACACCGGGCAGTTGCAATTTGGGTTAGGTTATGGCTCTTATGGAGGGCTCATGCTTAATGGGAGCGTGAGCGAAAGGAATCTTTTTGGCACAGGGCAAAGCATGAGCTTGTATGCTAACATCGCCACAGGGGGGGGCAGATCTTATCCGGGCATGCCTAAAGGGGCGGGGCGTATGTTTGCGGGGAATTTGAGCTTGACTAATCCAAGGATTTTTGACAGTTGGTATAGCTCTACGATCAATCTTTATGCGGATTATAGGATAAGTTACCAATACATCCAACAAGGCGGAGGCTTTGGGGTGAATGTCGGGCGCATGTTAGGCAACAGAACCCATGTGAGCTTAGGGTATAACTTGAATGTTACCAAGCTCCTTGGTTTCAGCAGCCCTTTATACAACCGCTACTATTCCTCTGTTAATGAAGTGGTTTCTCCAAGGCAATGTTCCACGCCCGCATCGGTGATTATCAACCGCTTATCAGGCGGTAGAACTCCATTGGTCCCTGAAAACTGTTCTAATCCTGGAGCGATTACCACTTCACCAGAAATAAAAGGTATTTGGGATAGGGATTACCACACGCCTATCACCAGCTCTTTCACTCTTGATGTGAGCTATGACAACACCGATGATTATTATTTCCCTAGAAATGGGGTTATCTTTAGCTCTTATGCGACGATGTCTGGTTTGCCAAGCTCTGGAACGCTCAATTCGTGGAACGGGTTAGGCGGGAATGTCCGTAACACTAAAGTCTATGGTAAATTCGCCGCTTACCACCATTTGCAAAAATATTTATTGATAGATTTGATCGCTCGCTTTAAAACGCAAGGAGGCTATATCTTTAGGTATAACACCGATGATTACTTGCCCTTAAACTCCACCTTCTACATGGGGGGCGTAACCACGGTGAGAGGCTTTAGAAACGGCTCAGTTACGCCTAAAGATGAGTTTGGCTTGTGGCTTGGAGGCGATGGGATTTTCACCGCTTCCACTGAATTGAGCTATGGGGTGTTAAAAGCGGCTAAAATGCGCTTAGCGTGGTTTTTTGACTTTGGTTTCCTAACCTTTAAAACCCCAACTAGGGGGAGTTTCTTCTATAACGCTCCCCTCACGACAGCGAATTTTAAAGATTATGGCGTTATAGGGGCTGGGTTTGAAAGGGCGACTTGGAGGGCTTCTACAGGCTTACAGATTGAATGGATTTCGCCCATGGGGCCTTTGGTGTTGATTTTCCCTATAGCGTTTTTCAACCAATGGGGCGATGGCAATGGCAAGAACTGTAAAGGGCTGTGTTTCAACCCTAACATGGACGATTACACGCAACATTTTGAATTTTCTATGGGAACAAGGTTTTAA
- a CDS encoding dehypoxanthine futalosine cyclase, which translates to MRINREEILDLMKNAPLKELGQRALRVKQRLHPENLTTFIVDRNINYTNICFVDCKFCAFKRTLKEKDAYVLSYEEIDQKIEELLAIGGTQILFQGGVHPQLKIDYYENLVSHIAQKFPTITIHGFSAVEIDYISKISKLSLKEVLERLKNAGLSSIPGAGAEILSDRVRDVIAPKKLSSDRWIEVHRMAHLCGIKSTATMMFGSVDNEEDVIEHLQRVRDLQDETGGFRAFILWSFQPNNTPLKEEIPSIKKASSNRYLRYLACSRIFLDNIQNIQSSWVTQGSMIGQLALLFGANDLGSVMMEENVVKAAGTSFCMNEAEMIELIEDIGSVAAKRNTAYEILKRYPAKAKV; encoded by the coding sequence ATGCGCATTAACAGAGAAGAAATTTTGGATTTAATGAAAAACGCGCCCTTGAAAGAATTAGGGCAAAGGGCCTTGAGAGTGAAGCAACGCTTGCACCCTGAAAACCTGACGACTTTTATTGTGGATAGGAATATCAATTACACCAATATTTGTTTTGTGGATTGCAAGTTTTGCGCGTTCAAACGCACCCTAAAAGAAAAAGACGCCTATGTGTTGAGCTATGAAGAAATTGATCAAAAGATTGAAGAATTGCTCGCTATTGGCGGCACGCAGATCCTTTTTCAAGGGGGGGTGCACCCGCAGCTCAAAATAGACTATTATGAAAATTTAGTCAGCCATATCGCTCAAAAATTCCCCACCATTACCATTCATGGTTTTAGCGCGGTTGAAATTGATTACATTTCTAAAATCTCTAAATTGTCTTTAAAAGAAGTTTTAGAAAGGTTGAAAAACGCCGGGTTAAGCTCCATTCCAGGAGCGGGAGCAGAAATATTAAGCGATAGGGTGCGCGATGTGATCGCTCCTAAAAAATTAAGCAGCGATCGGTGGATTGAAGTGCATAGAATGGCACACCTTTGCGGGATTAAAAGCACGGCTACCATGATGTTTGGGAGCGTGGATAATGAAGAAGATGTAATAGAGCATTTACAAAGAGTGCGCGATTTGCAAGATGAAACCGGTGGCTTTAGGGCTTTTATTTTATGGAGTTTTCAGCCCAACAACACCCCCTTAAAAGAAGAAATCCCTAGCATTAAAAAGGCGAGTTCCAATCGGTATTTACGCTATTTGGCATGCAGTAGGATTTTTTTGGATAACATTCAAAACATACAAAGCTCATGGGTTACTCAAGGCTCTATGATAGGGCAGTTGGCCTTATTGTTTGGAGCGAATGATTTAGGGAGTGTGATGATGGAAGAAAATGTGGTGAAAGCGGCCGGGACGAGTTTTTGCATGAATGAAGCGGAAATGATAGAGCTTATTGAAGACATTGGGAGCGTGGCGGCTAAGCGAAACACCGCTTATGAAATCTTAAAGCGTTATCCGGCTAAAGCAAAGGTATAA